The Arachidicoccus terrestris genome includes the window GCTACAGCTCTGTGGGGTTCGCAGGCAGCCAATGGGGTGCTGGTTATTAATACAAAACGAGGTAAAACAGGCAAGCCTGCTTTATCCTATTCTTTCAGGGGGACTTATTCCAGACAACCCAAAAGCATCCCTTTATTAAGCGGGGATCAGTTTGCTACCCTGATACCGGAAGAAGTGGCTAATGCTGGCGGCAATCCGCTGAATATTAATGAAAATAAGGAGTTCTCCTTCGATCCGTTGGATCCCTATTGGTATTATAATTATAGTAACAATAATAACTGGATTGATGCGATCACGCAGACAGGATATTCTCAGGATCATAGTGTTTCCATGACGGGCGGTGGAGAGAAAGCTAAATATTATGCTTCTGTCGGCTTTTTTCATCAGGACGGTACCACAATTGGGACGGGCCTGGACCGAATCACTTCGAAAGTTAATTTTGATTACAATGTTTCTAAAAGGATTCGCATCAGAGCGAATTTTACCTATGCCCATCTGAATAGGAAGTTGAATTATTTGTCCAGTATTCGTAATGTGGCTTATAATAAGATGCCCAATATGAGCATTTATGAGTATGATATTTTTGGAAACAGGTCTCCGAATTACTTTACACCGGAAGAGAATATTCAAGGGCAGTATTCCCATACTTATAATCCTTTGGCTTTAGCAAAGAATGCTATTTCCAAACAGAATGGCGACAGGATCACTCCGGCATTTCAACTGCAATATCAAATGATACCCAGGCTTCTGTTAGCCACATTTGATGTACAGTTTGACATTAATAATTCCGGTGCCCACACATTTTTGCCTCAGAATGCCACAGGAAGACCGCTTACAGAAACGGTTGTCAATCAGGCAAAAGCCAGTGATGGAGATGCATATAGTGTAACCACAAAAACTAACTTTATTTATACGCCCAGGGCTAATGATAGAAATCACCAGTTTCAGGCATTATTGTCCTTGCAATCCAATGATAGTAAATCAAATGCCTATAACGTTTTGACTACCAATACGGCCTCATCAGAATTTCAGTTTCCATTTAATGGCTCAAGGGCGACGAATTCTTCAGCATTGCTGACATCTACCAGGTCAGAAACCAGGTCCATCGGAACTCTATTGCAGGCGCAATATGGATGGCTAGATCGTTATATCCTGAATGCCGGCTTACGTATGGATGCCAATTCCCGGTTTGGACCTAATAACCGGTACGGGTTTTTTCCCTCCGTTTCTGCCAGGTGGCGCTTTTCCGGTGAAAAGTTCATGAAAAGGTACAGCAGTTTCATTGACGATTTGAGTTTCAGGGCAAGTTACGGGCAAGCGGGGTCTGCTCCTCCCAATAAAGCGATCTGGCAATATTTTAACACGTATGCGCCCTATGATTATACTTATATGGGAGAGTCCGGAGTCTATTCAACAAATGTTGAATTGACTAACCTGAAATGGCAGACACTGGTAGGTACAAATATTGGATTCAATTTGTGGATGTTTAAAAAGAGATTCCGCCTGGATTTTGAATTTTATCGTAATCGAATAGAGGATATGTTTTATGATGGTCTTCAAATTCCATCTTATACTGGCTTTTCTTCTATGCCTGCAAACGTCGGAACCATGGATAATCAGGGGTGGGAAGCCTTGCTGAATTTGATTCCTGTCAAAACGAAAAATTGGGAAGTGGGAGTTGACTTTAACTTCGCTAGTAATGAGAATGTCATCAGATCAATTTCTGACTTTTATCCCAGAACGAATGTTGAAAGCCTGGATGGAAATGGCATTTATAAAACTTATCTGCAGGTAAATAACCCATTTGGTTCTTTTTACGGCTATAAATACTTAGGCGTTTACAGTACCAAGGAAGAAACGATTGCCAGAGATGCGAAAGGGAATAAAATTTTGGATCCTTATGGTAATATACTGTATACCAGATTTCATTACCCTAGCGTTGACTATGTTTTCCAGCCCGGCGATGCTAAGTATGCCGATATTAACCATGATGGTAATATTGATGATAAAGATGTGGTATACCTGGGTAATGGCCTTCCTAAGATTACCGGTGGTTTTGGCTTGAATGTCACTTTTAAGAATAGATTAAAGCTGATTACCTTTTTTGATTATAAGTTAGATTATGACATCGTAAATGCTGCCGATATGAATACAACTAATATGTATGGATTCGATAATCAAAGTACTGCGGTGCTGGCCAGGTGGCGTAATCCGGGGGATATAACCGATATTCCAAGAGCATTGTATCGTAAAGGTTATAACTGGCTGGGCTCCAGTCGTTATGTTCAGGACGCTTCATATGTCCGGTTACAAGCCGTAACACTGCGATATACACTTCAAAAGAAATTTCTGGATAAGTTGAATGTCAGAAGTGCATCCGTATATGTGACCGTCGAGAATTTATATACATGGACCAAATATAAAGGGCAAAACCCTGATGTGTCGATCATTGGAAATAATAGCCCTTTTAAATACCCTGTAGATAATGCGTTGACACCTCCTTCCAGAAATGTTTTGTTGGGCATAAACATCAGTTTTTAACGTATGGGGTGTTGCGGAAAATTGTAAAATATTGTTTTTTAAAAGGCGATCGTCAATCAAAATATTGAAGCATGAAAAAGTATCTTAAATATTTATTCTTTATCTCAGTTATTGCGGTACTCAGTACTTCCTGTAACAAATGGCTTACGGTTAAGCCACAAGACGGGCTTATTCGCGATGATTACTGGAAGTCCAAGGAGCAATTTGCTGCTGCGGTGACCGGCTGTTATGAGAGTCTATTGAATCCTGCTCTTGTTGAGGAGCTGTTTGTATGGGGGGAGATTAGGGCCGATATGGTGACCTCTACCCTTCATACACCCGATGATGCCATAAAAATAATGGAAGACAATATTCTTCCCAGTAATTCATTTACTGATTGGTCGCCGGTATATGAGACCATTAATAATTGTAATACGGTATTGCAGTATGGGCCAGATGTCATTAACAGGGATCCGACTCTAACAGATTCCGCACAGAATGTGTATCTGGCACAGGCATATGCAATCAGGGGTCTGATGTATTTTTATTTATTAAGAACTTTTGGAGAAGTCCCACTACAGTTAACCGCTGTATCCACAGATGAGGAAGTTCAGCAATTGGCAAAGAGTTCAAAAGAGGAAGTATATAACCAGATTATTTCCGATTTTAAATTGGCCGAAAAATATGCGGCGCCCACTTATGGCAGCATGGATAAGGATCGGGGGAGAATCACCAAATATGGGGTATTTGCCATGGAGGCAGATGCTTATTTGTGGGAAGATAAATATGATAGTTGCGTTATTGCCTGTGATTCAATTATTAATACGCAGAAATACCTTTTGGTGCCCGGAACTACACAAACAGACTGGTTTAACCAGTTATATGCCGACGGCAATTCTATGGAGTCCATTTTCGAACTTCAGTTCGATGCGCAGGCCCTGAATCCGTTTTACAGCATGTTTATTACCTCTTCAAACCAATATGTAGCCTCAACGGATTATTTAACCGATGCATTTTACGGAAGAGACCCATTAGGTATTAAATCGGATATACGTGGTGAAAATGGTTCTTATGTGCCGACAAACGGTATGATTTTAAAATATGCGGCTTTGGCGGCTGGAGAGGAATATACAGTAAGAACACCGGACGAATCCTATGCTCATTGGATAGTTTACCGGTATGCAGACATATTATTAATGAAGGCTGAGGCGCTCTGCTATCTAAACCGGGGGCAGGAAGCTTTAGATCTGATTAAAATGGTAAGAACCAGAGGGCAGGCACTAGATGCGACTATAGAAGTGGATGAGTCAGGATCTGCTGAAGATATGGCCAAATATGTACTGGATGAAAGAGCCAGAGAGCTGGCTTTTGAGGGGAAAAGGTGGTATGATTTGCTGAGATATGCCAAACGGGATAATTACAAGAATTTGTCGGAACTGTCGCAGGCTGCTACAATAAACGCACCTAAAAACCTTATCCAGACGATTCTGAATAAGTATAAGGATGTAAATAGTCACTATTTGCCCATTAATTCGAATGAATTGCAGGCGGACAAAAAACTGGTTCAAAACCCCTTTTATAAATAGGCGTCAATTCAAACCCGTTTTGTTACATAAAGTGTCAAAGAATTAAAATTATCAGAAATGAAAAAAGTATCAGTAAAATGGATATTCCTTGCCATGACGGCATTGTTGTTGACCGGCAGCATTTGGATGAGTTGCAAGAAGGTACCCATTGTATATGCTACTACAGACGAGGTAAATATAACCGGATATATTGACCAGCACCTGGATTCCTTCTCCTTATTCAGAGAAATGCTGGATCAGACTGGGTATGATGGATTTTTAAGCGCCTATGGACACTACACGTTGTTTTTGCCTACCAATTCAGCGGTGCAGTCTTACCTTAAGGCAAGAAACAAAAGTTCGGTAGGACAGCTGAATGTGGACAGCCTGAAGGATTTTTTAAAGTTTCATTTGCTTGCAGATACGGTCTATACCATCTCTTTTACAGATGGTAAGTTGCCTTATCTTACTATGTATGGACAGTATCTGGTCACCGGGGCCAGCAATTCTGGCGGCAGCACCAGTTACAGAATTAACCGTCAGGCCAACATAATTGAGAGTAATTTGAGACAAGGAAACGGCGTTATTCATGTAATTGATCATGTGTTGGAGCCGGCGACGAGAAGCGTTGCGGGTATTGTTGCCGCAGATTCCAGGTATTCCATTTTTACGCAAGCCTTAAAGGCTACCGGGCTTTACGATTCATTAAATATTCCTGCCGTTGATAATAAGGATACTACCAAGGCATGGCTAACGCTGTTTGCGCAGTCAGACGCTGTTTTTGAGGCGAATAATATTCATTCATTTGATGAGTTGAAAGCCCGCTTCTCTAATACCGGTGATCCAAAAGATCCATTCGATAGCCTGCATTTATTTATGGATTACCATATTGTTGACAGAGCCAATTACCTGGCTGATATTATATCTGTAACTTCTTATTCGACCTGGGCGCCATTACAGGCGATAACCGTAAAATATGTTCATGATTCAATTTTGTTGAACGACGATGAGTTTAACGGGGTTCATGAGCCCGGTATTGAGTTGGCCAGGAACGGGAGTGATGTTTCAGCGACCAATGGAGTTGTCCATAATGCAACCAGTCTTTTATTGATAAAGAAACGGGATCCATTCCCTTTGTATTGGGATGTCTGTACCTATCCTGAAATCATGAATCTTCCTGCTTATTATCAAAAGCAATCATATGATTATCCATGGGATCAATTGCCTTCGTTTATAACGACGTCTGACAAAAAAGGTCCGTCAATTTCCTATGTAGGAGGCGTTGGGGGCTCTAGCCCGGTGGTGAATTATGATTATCTGAAATTACCGATGGGAAATAATAGATCCGCGTGGGTTGAACTGGAAACGCCGATGTTGGTTGCAGGCTCCTATAAGGTATGGATATGCTGGAGAAGAGCCGGCAGAAACATGATTGTCCAGGTATCTGTTGACAGTACGATTATGCAGAGAACGTTCAACAAGACAAGCTATCTTCCGTCCGGAACCGATGCAGTATTGGAGGCGCAAGGCTGGAAACATTATACCAATACAACCAGTACTACTGTCCCTGGGTATCTAGTAGGTACTGTAAACATTAAGACAACAGGGAAGCATAAAATCAGGTTTACTCCCCTGTCGGGCGGAGATAATGATTTCTGGCTGGATATGATTCAGTTCATACCATCTGATATGGAGCAGACCTGGCCAAGATTCGATCAGGACGGAGTGGCGCATTATAGTGCAGATGAGTAACGAAATCAGATAAGTCTGGTTATTTACATTAAGCACTTTGGGCATTTATGCCTGCCTCGTATAATTTAATAATTCAGGAAATCTAAATATTTAGTAAATGAAATTTTCAAAAATAATGCTATCCTGCCTGTTGGCGATACTTGTATTGTTTTCGTGCCGGAAAGATCAGTGGGATAACAGGGATCTGGTAAAAGATAATGCAGGAACAGAATCCCTGCTGGATAGGATCAATGCAGACAGTGACCTGAGTCTTTTTGCTTCCTATCTGAAAAAGACGGGTTACGATAAGGTAGTGAGTTCCTCCAAAACGTTTACAGTGTGGGCTCCAGACAATAAGGCCATTCAGGCTTTAGATCCCGCCTATTTGAATGACACCGCCAGCCTGAAACTGTTTATAGGAAACTGTATTGCCAATCAGGCGTTCTATTCGAAAGATGCCAGAGATTCTGCGTTAAGGATCAGAACCTATAGCGGTAAAAGGGTTTTGTTTACAGGAGAAACGCTTAATGGGAATGCGGTTGGCAAAAAGGATATTACCGCAAAAAACGGTGTTTTGTATACAATGCCAACGGCATTTATGCCACAGCCGAATGCCTTCCAGTATTTTAGCGCAAACTATGCTGCCGGCCTGCAGTATCAATTTATGAAGACATTGTACTATAGCCCGAATGTAGACAGCATACTGAAAGACTCCCTTATAAAAGCGAATTTAATCAATACCAATCTTAATACTTATACACGCAGCGTTAATATAAACAGTGAAGACTCTTTGTTGACTTATATTATTCTGACAGATCAGGCCTACCAGGCAGAAGAGCAAAAACTACAGTCATTTTTTATTGATTCGACAGTGGAGGTGTCCGATAGTCTGAAGCAGTGGAATGTGATTAAGGACCTGACAGTTGATGGCGTTATAGACCCGGGCGCCATTCCCCCCGTCGTCTATTCAAAAGACAGTGTTGCCATTCGTTTGGCATCCAGTTCAATTGTGAAAGCCGTCAAAGTAAGTAATGGGATGGTGTATGTGGTGAACCATCTCGATTATGATTTAGCTACTAAGATCAAGCCGGTTGTAATACAGGGAGAGCGTTTTTTTGACAGGCTGGACCCTGAAAAAAGCTACACAATCAGAAAAAGACGTAATCCGGCGAATGATTCTATTTTTAGCGATTTGTTCATGGAAAAGCAAGGGATTGCTTCTTATTGGTTCAGATATCCCGTCAGTCTTGCTGCAGGAACGTATAAGGTTTACTGGAGGGCGGTCAACGATTTCCAGACAGGTACCTTCCCGATGATGCTGGCACTGAATCATCATATTGATACCACTTTTGCAGATCCTAAAAATATAGCTTATGATCAGACACTGCCTTATACCACGGTCGAGTTATTGAATTATAATGATGTATATATCGGCGATTTTACTGTGCCTAAGCATGGTCTGGAAGATTTGTTCCTGATAGGGAATAATGTGACTTCCAGTGGAAAGAATACAATTGTGTGCGATTATATTAAACTGGTACCTGTTTTAAATTAATACTATGTATAGAACAAATAAGATTTTTAGATATTTACCTGTTTCTATTCTGGTGACTGCTTTATTAGTAACTCAGGCAATTGGTCAGCCCGTTGTCCCTAAGGATAGCGTGTCAAATTCAACCCAGGTGGATTCGCTTTCGGTAAGCGGTATTATTCAATTGTCTTCAACCGGGGAAAAGCTTGGCGGAATTTCGGTGAGCGTACCCGGATTTGCAGCTGCCATCTCGACCAATGATGGTTCCTTCACGATCAAAGTGCCTGATCCGGATGCCGTGTTATATTTATCCGGCGATGGTTTTGCCGATAAACAGGTCGCATTGAAAGGCCGGCAACATGTGTCGGTCCAAATGTATGAAGAAGGATTTAATTCTCAATATGAACAGGCTGGGCTTCTTTTTGGGGTCAAACCAAAAAACTTTGTTCCTTATTCTCTGCAATCAATTAATACGGATGATAAATGGAGCCAGAACGTTACAGAAACACCCGGTTCTTATCTTCAGGGCCGGATAGCCGGACTCAATGTTACGAGACACTCCGGCACTCCTGGTATAGGCTCCAATATGACATTAAACGGGATTAATTCGTTAAGGGCAACGAATCAGCCGCTGATTGTCGTCGATGGCGTCGTTTATGATAATACTGAATACGGCCACTCTCTGGTGTTGGGAAATATATATAATCCACTTTCTGATATTGATCTGAAGGATATTGAGTGTATTACCGTCCTGAAAAGCGGAAACTCGACCTATGGTACGAAGGGGGCAAACGGGGTCATATTGATTACGACAGCAAGGAGTAAGGAGCTTTCCACCAGAATTGATTTTGCCGCATATGGAGGTTATAATTTTAAGCCCTCAACGCTGCCTGTTATGAATGCGGGAGATTACAGAATCTTATTGTCAGAATTGTTGAAGTCTAAAGGTCTTTCGTCAGATGATATTGCTAATCTGGAATATATGAATGACTATAGCGGGCCCAGCCATCCAAATTATTATAATTATCACAATAATACAGACTGGCAAAAGGAGGTTTTAGACAATAGCTTCAATAATAATTATTATCTTAAAGTAACGGGCGGGGATAATATTGCCAAATATGCATTATCACTGGGCTACATGACCAATAAAGGTACGCTTAAAAATGCGGATCTGAATAGATACCAAATGCGGTTTAATGGGGACCTTAACCTGTCAAAGAAGCTCAAAGCTTCAGTAAACCTTGGGCTGATTTCAACGCAACAGAATCTGATTGAGCAAGGGGGGACCGGTGTACTGAGCCCTTTGTCACTGAGCTTGATTAAAGCGCCGTTTTTATCTGTTCATGTCAGGGATTACGAGGGTAACACTTCCCCCAATTTATCTGACTATGATACATTCAGGATCGCCAACCCTGTGGCCATCAGTGATAATATGCAGGGAAAGAACAAGAGCTACCGATTTACCGGTGCTGTCAAGTTTAATTATGCACTAAATAAAACGATTAATATTAAAACAGTTTTCGGATTAACTTTTGATAAAATGCAGGAGGATTTCTTTCTGCCGCAATTAGGTGTTGTCGCTGATACTATGCTGACCGATGTTGCTTTTAATAGATCCGCCAGTAATGAGGCCCGTTTTTTCTCTTTCTATAATAATACGGCAGTTAGTTATAATAAGGTATTCAATAGTTTTCATAAGCTACAGATAGACCTGGGATATCGTTTCATGAGCAACAAATATGAAAACGAATACGGGCATGGTTATAACTCGGCGACTGACGAGTTTGTGAGTGTGGGCATGGGTAATCCTACGCTGCGGACTGTAGGGGGCTCTAACGGAAAATGGAATTGGATGAATAGCTACCTTCATACGGGATATACCATTCGTGATAAATATTCTGTTGATTTGAATCTTTCCGCCGATGGTTCATCGAGATTCGGCAAACAGGCACCGGACGGCCTTGCTTTAGGTGACGTGAAGTTTGCCATAAATCCGTCTATTGCATTAGGTTGGCTCATTAGTTCCGAAGATATTTTTGCTAACGTAGATTTTGTAGATAATTTAAAATTACGTGCGTCCTTTAGCAGGGTAGGCAATGATGATATAGGTAATTACACGGCCAGGAGATACTATATCTCCCAGAATCTGGTTGGCAGTCAGGGATTGGTCAGGGGCAATATCGGCAATCCTGCATTAGAGTGGGAGACTACCGATAAGATGAATTTCGGATTGGACGGGTCACTATTTAATGAAAGACTGGCTTTTACCCTTGATTATTTTCATAATAAGAGTTACAATGTTATTACAATTGCGCCAACTGACGAAGTCGTCGGTATTGAAAATATCGTGGCCAATAACAGCACGGTTGGGAATAATGGTATTGAGCTGACTTTAGATGCACGTATAATAAACCGTAAACTCAAATGGGACCTGGGCCTGAATGTAGCGCGATATACCAATAAAGTCTATAAGTTTCCCAATGGAAAAGTATTTACTGACTACGCGGGAGCTACCTATGTAACAGAGGCGGGACAGGCAGCTAATTTATTTTATGGCTATTATACAAATGGTGTTTTTAGCTCCGATGCTGCAGCGGCAGCATCGGGGTTGCAGTATGAGAATAATGCGGGGGTATTGACAGACTTTAAGGGTGGTGATGTCATGTTTAGTGATAGAGATGGCAACCATATTATCGATGACAATGACAGAGGCGTTATTGGAAACCCCAATCCAAAGTGGTATGGGGGGATTTCCAACAGTTTAGCCTGGAAAAACTGGGCGCTGGATGCCTTATTCACCTTTAGCCAGGGAAATGATATTTATAATTTCACCAGAATGCAGATGGAATCCATGTCTGGCTTTGAGAATCAGTCACAGGCAATGAATAATAGATGGCGTTACGAAGGTCAGCTAACCTCTCAGCCAAGAGCCGTTTGGGGTGATCCTGCCGGGAATGCAAGGTTTTCTGACAGATGGATTGAAGACGGGTCATATATCAGGTTAAGGACTATTACCCTATCTTATAATATTCCGGTCAATACCACGATCCTAAAATATGTAAACGTCTATGCGACGGGGAATAATTTATTTACCTGGACCAAATATCTGGGATATGATCCTGAGTTTAGTCCGACCAATAGTATATACGGTCAAGGTATAGATTTAGGCTATGCTCCAGTTTATAAAACAGTGCAGCTGGGAGTACGCCTGGGATTCTAGAAACTATATGCATAAAGCCGTATTTAATTAAAGAGCGGCTTTTAAAACTAAATAAAATTATACGGAGATGAGTACTTCTATTATTAAATGGGTGGGGCGGTGCCTGGTGCTACTGGCTTTTTCAGGAGCCTTGTATTCCTGTAATAAGACATTTGATAAACTACCGGATAATGCTTTGGATTATTCCGAGGTCTATCGAGATGTAAATGACGCAGATGCCGCTATATTTGGTATTTATGGGCAATTAATAGGGCTTTCCAAACAGTATATTATTCTCAACGAGCTACGGGGAGACCTGATGGATGTGACGGACAGATCGGACAAATACCTTAAACAGTTAAATCAGGAAACGTCTTCTCAGGATAATCCTTATGCTGACCCGCGGCCGTTTTATAAAGTTATTATGAATTGCAATGACGCCCTTTATAATTTTAAGCTGATGTTGAAGACTAACAGGCTGACGCAGGCTGACTTTGATTTGAGATATTCAGCAGTTGGGGCGATACGGTCCTGGATATATTTTCAATTGGGGATTCAATATGGAAAGATTCCTTACGTAACCGATCCATTAGCAGATGTAAATGCAGTAAAAAATCAGGCGAATTATCCGAGAATCGAGTTCCCCGCGTTGTTGGATACATTGGCAAATTTTACAGAGAGTCTTCCCTATAAACATCCATTTCCTGCTGGGGCTTCTTTAGTTACCAGCATTGACGGGTATTCTACTGAAAAGTTTTTCGTGCCTATTGACTGCTTTCTGGGTGACCTATATTTGTGGAAAGGAGATTACACAGAAGCCGCCAGGCATTATCATTTTATGATGAACTATGCTGATTATCTGTATCCGAGTATGAACAGCGAACAGTTCTATGAGACCTATAAAATAGCGTATACCGGTAATATTGAAAATGACAATTGGAAAAATATCTTTGCTCAGCCCTACGGAGAAAGATATTCTAATTATGAGATTATGTGGGATTTGCCGTTCGACGATAATTTTGCCCCCGGAAATCCGTTTATTCAGCTCTTCTATAATCAACCCAATGGGTATTTATTGAAACCTTCTCAGCTTATCGTGGATCGATGGGATCATCAAATAAGAACCGACAGCACACCGGGCGATTTCCGGGGAGAAGGTGCATCTTATAAATTAGTGGCCGGCCAACCTGTTGTTAATAAGTTCAGTTCTAATTTTGATCCTTTGAGTCCTTTTGAGAAGTCGGACAAATGGATATTGTATCGTGCTGCGACACTGCATTTTCATTATAGCGAATGTGCCATAATGGATGGCAGAACAACGCTGGCATACGGATTAATGAACAAAGGAATCAGAACGGCCTTTAATCCTTTGGAATTAAGCGGTTCAGATGATGTAACTGATTGGGAACAGAGTTTTGGTGCTCCTTATGATTTCGACGCCAGACAAGGAGATTACCCATACTACCGGGGACATTGGTACAGGAATACCGGTATTAACCAAAGGGTATCAGTTCCTTCTGAAATAATTGATTCTGCTAAATATTATGATACAACAGTGCTTCCAAGGCAATTTCTGACGGCCGCAAGTGAGGATAGCCTGAAAAATGACATGATGGATGATTTATTAGGTTATTCGGCAATGGAGCTCGCATTTGAGGGGAATCGTTGGCCGGATCTTCTGCGTGTCGCTATGAGGAGGGAAAAGCATAAGCCTGGAAGTGGGGTTGCTTTTTTGCAGGAGAAAATCTCCGCTAAGTTTAAAGCGGGCGGGCGGCCGGATCTGGCAGCTTCCGTGAGCGGAAGACTGGCGAATCCTAAAAATTGGTTCCTGCCCTTTAACTGGGACTAGTTTTAGTTGTATATTTAACCTTTATAAAATGGAAGATCAATTCTTGAAATGTTGATATAGCTGGATTACGCTTGTAAAACTGATATTGAGTGGAATACAGCAATGAATTTATTCATATTATAACCTGTTGCACATCAGATATCAGCGATGAATTGTTTTAATTTTTTTCACGGTGGTGATTTTGATTCATAGATTGCTCTATTTATTCTCTATTTGGAGGATTGTAGGGCAATTATCATATTACCGCAACATAAATATTAAACCATTGATGAGAAAGATATGTATGGCCTTTGTCAGCCTTTTTATGATCGCCTTTGTAAAACCGGACCGGCCCGGACTGCGTATTTTTATGGCAGGAGATTCCACCATGCAGGCTTATAATCCCGACAAGACACCACAAAGAGGTTGGGGACAGGTATTTGCACGTTTTTTTAATAGTGATGTTGCGGTTAATGACCTTGCCAGAGGAGGCCGGAGTACGAAAAGCTATTTGGCTGAAGGGCTTTGGGATAAACTGGTAGCCGGTGTTCGCAAAGATGACTGGGTGTTTATAGAATTTGGCCATAATGACCATGATAAAAGAAAGCCTGAAAGATTCTGTACGCCTGAGCAATATGAGAACAATCTGATCAAAATGGCGCGCGATGTAAAGCAAAAAGGAGCGCATGCCGTTATATTGAGCCCGATTGCGATGCGCTCTTTTGACAAACAGGGTAAATATTATGACGGCCATGCTTCCTATCCCTTGCGTGCAAGGATGGCAGCGCTTGAATCCGGGGTGCCATTTATTGATGCAGATAGTTTATTAGGAGCAGTTGTCGTTCAATTAGGTCCTGACAGGTCTAAAGACCTTTATATGAATTTTGGCCCTGGTCTGTATAGTGCATTTCCTGACGGGCATTCAGATAATACCCATTTGAGAGAGGCCGGTGCGCTGAAAGTGTGTGAGCTGGTGGTTGCCGCTATGAAAAGACTGGAATTGGAACCGATTAATCAATATTTAAAATAAAACAGGCTATTTATGTTACTTCATAAGAGAATAGTTTTTGCATTATTTGCTATAGGGGTGATAACTCTGGGAAACACTAAAGCTCAGGAAATCCGTCAGTTTGACTTCGGTACGGGGCAGGTCGCAAACGGCTACACCCAGGTGAAAGCTACGGATGTCTATGCTGATAGTACAGGGTTTGGATTCGACTATAGGTCCAATCCTATTGCCATTAACAGGGGAAGTGTCAATGGTAAGGAAGATCCGTTAACCAGCGATTTTTGCACAGGCATCGGATCTGTATTTTTCTCAACAAAATTACCACAGGGAAATTATCAGGTAACAGTCACTTTAGGGGAC containing:
- a CDS encoding fasciclin domain-containing protein; protein product: MKFSKIMLSCLLAILVLFSCRKDQWDNRDLVKDNAGTESLLDRINADSDLSLFASYLKKTGYDKVVSSSKTFTVWAPDNKAIQALDPAYLNDTASLKLFIGNCIANQAFYSKDARDSALRIRTYSGKRVLFTGETLNGNAVGKKDITAKNGVLYTMPTAFMPQPNAFQYFSANYAAGLQYQFMKTLYYSPNVDSILKDSLIKANLINTNLNTYTRSVNINSEDSLLTYIILTDQAYQAEEQKLQSFFIDSTVEVSDSLKQWNVIKDLTVDGVIDPGAIPPVVYSKDSVAIRLASSSIVKAVKVSNGMVYVVNHLDYDLATKIKPVVIQGERFFDRLDPEKSYTIRKRRNPANDSIFSDLFMEKQGIASYWFRYPVSLAAGTYKVYWRAVNDFQTGTFPMMLALNHHIDTTFADPKNIAYDQTLPYTTVELLNYNDVYIGDFTVPKHGLEDLFLIGNNVTSSGKNTIVCDYIKLVPVLN
- a CDS encoding SusC/RagA family TonB-linked outer membrane protein — protein: MYRTNKIFRYLPVSILVTALLVTQAIGQPVVPKDSVSNSTQVDSLSVSGIIQLSSTGEKLGGISVSVPGFAAAISTNDGSFTIKVPDPDAVLYLSGDGFADKQVALKGRQHVSVQMYEEGFNSQYEQAGLLFGVKPKNFVPYSLQSINTDDKWSQNVTETPGSYLQGRIAGLNVTRHSGTPGIGSNMTLNGINSLRATNQPLIVVDGVVYDNTEYGHSLVLGNIYNPLSDIDLKDIECITVLKSGNSTYGTKGANGVILITTARSKELSTRIDFAAYGGYNFKPSTLPVMNAGDYRILLSELLKSKGLSSDDIANLEYMNDYSGPSHPNYYNYHNNTDWQKEVLDNSFNNNYYLKVTGGDNIAKYALSLGYMTNKGTLKNADLNRYQMRFNGDLNLSKKLKASVNLGLISTQQNLIEQGGTGVLSPLSLSLIKAPFLSVHVRDYEGNTSPNLSDYDTFRIANPVAISDNMQGKNKSYRFTGAVKFNYALNKTINIKTVFGLTFDKMQEDFFLPQLGVVADTMLTDVAFNRSASNEARFFSFYNNTAVSYNKVFNSFHKLQIDLGYRFMSNKYENEYGHGYNSATDEFVSVGMGNPTLRTVGGSNGKWNWMNSYLHTGYTIRDKYSVDLNLSADGSSRFGKQAPDGLALGDVKFAINPSIALGWLISSEDIFANVDFVDNLKLRASFSRVGNDDIGNYTARRYYISQNLVGSQGLVRGNIGNPALEWETTDKMNFGLDGSLFNERLAFTLDYFHNKSYNVITIAPTDEVVGIENIVANNSTVGNNGIELTLDARIINRKLKWDLGLNVARYTNKVYKFPNGKVFTDYAGATYVTEAGQAANLFYGYYTNGVFSSDAAAAASGLQYENNAGVLTDFKGGDVMFSDRDGNHIIDDNDRGVIGNPNPKWYGGISNSLAWKNWALDALFTFSQGNDIYNFTRMQMESMSGFENQSQAMNNRWRYEGQLTSQPRAVWGDPAGNARFSDRWIEDGSYIRLRTITLSYNIPVNTTILKYVNVYATGNNLFTWTKYLGYDPEFSPTNSIYGQGIDLGYAPVYKTVQLGVRLGF
- a CDS encoding RagB/SusD family nutrient uptake outer membrane protein, with product MSTSIIKWVGRCLVLLAFSGALYSCNKTFDKLPDNALDYSEVYRDVNDADAAIFGIYGQLIGLSKQYIILNELRGDLMDVTDRSDKYLKQLNQETSSQDNPYADPRPFYKVIMNCNDALYNFKLMLKTNRLTQADFDLRYSAVGAIRSWIYFQLGIQYGKIPYVTDPLADVNAVKNQANYPRIEFPALLDTLANFTESLPYKHPFPAGASLVTSIDGYSTEKFFVPIDCFLGDLYLWKGDYTEAARHYHFMMNYADYLYPSMNSEQFYETYKIAYTGNIENDNWKNIFAQPYGERYSNYEIMWDLPFDDNFAPGNPFIQLFYNQPNGYLLKPSQLIVDRWDHQIRTDSTPGDFRGEGASYKLVAGQPVVNKFSSNFDPLSPFEKSDKWILYRAATLHFHYSECAIMDGRTTLAYGLMNKGIRTAFNPLELSGSDDVTDWEQSFGAPYDFDARQGDYPYYRGHWYRNTGINQRVSVPSEIIDSAKYYDTTVLPRQFLTAASEDSLKNDMMDDLLGYSAMELAFEGNRWPDLLRVAMRREKHKPGSGVAFLQEKISAKFKAGGRPDLAASVSGRLANPKNWFLPFNWD